A region of Micromonospora chokoriensis DNA encodes the following proteins:
- a CDS encoding cystathionine beta-synthase — protein sequence MQYYDNVVDMIGNTPLVRLRNVTEGIQATVLAKVEYVNPGGSVKDRIALRMVEDAEAAGLLRPGGTIVEPTSGNTGVGLALMAQLKGYKCVFVCPDKVSQDKQDVLRAYGAEVVVCPTAVAPEDPRSYYNVSDRLTREIPGAWKPNQYSNPANPRSHYETTGPELWKQTEGGLTHFVAGVGTGGTISGIGRYLKEASEGRVRIIGADPEGSVYSGGTGRPYLVEGVGEDFWPETYDRGVADEIVEVSDKASFEMTRRLAREEGLLVGGSCGMAVVAALEVARKAGPDDVVVVLLPDGGRGYLSKIFNDSWMARYGFLDNSGAEPTVADALASKPGGLPELVHVHPTETVRDAIDYMREYGVSQLPVLKAEPPVVTGEVAGSIAERDLLDALFTGQAHLHDTIERHMGDPLPMIGGGQPVSEAVGLLEKSDAALVLVDGKPKGVLTRQDLLSHLGAH from the coding sequence GTGCAGTACTACGACAACGTCGTCGACATGATCGGCAACACCCCGCTGGTGCGTCTGCGTAACGTCACCGAGGGCATCCAGGCGACCGTGCTCGCCAAGGTGGAGTACGTCAACCCGGGCGGCTCCGTGAAGGACCGGATCGCGCTGCGGATGGTGGAGGACGCCGAGGCCGCCGGTCTGCTCAGGCCCGGCGGCACCATCGTCGAGCCGACCAGCGGCAACACCGGTGTCGGGCTGGCCCTGATGGCCCAGCTCAAGGGCTACAAGTGTGTCTTCGTCTGCCCGGACAAGGTCAGCCAGGACAAGCAGGACGTGCTCCGGGCGTACGGCGCCGAGGTGGTGGTCTGCCCGACCGCTGTCGCCCCGGAGGACCCGCGCTCGTACTACAACGTGTCCGACCGGCTGACCCGGGAGATCCCCGGTGCCTGGAAGCCCAACCAGTACAGCAACCCGGCCAACCCGCGCTCGCACTACGAGACCACCGGCCCGGAGCTGTGGAAGCAGACCGAGGGTGGGCTCACCCACTTCGTGGCGGGTGTCGGCACCGGCGGCACGATCTCCGGCATCGGGCGGTACCTCAAGGAGGCGTCCGAGGGTCGGGTCCGAATCATCGGGGCGGACCCGGAGGGTTCGGTCTACTCCGGCGGCACCGGCCGTCCGTACCTGGTGGAGGGCGTCGGCGAGGACTTCTGGCCGGAGACGTACGACCGGGGTGTCGCCGACGAGATCGTCGAGGTCTCCGACAAGGCGTCCTTCGAGATGACCCGGCGGTTGGCCCGCGAGGAGGGGCTGCTGGTCGGCGGTTCGTGCGGCATGGCGGTGGTTGCCGCGCTGGAGGTCGCCCGCAAGGCCGGCCCGGACGACGTGGTGGTGGTGCTGCTGCCCGACGGCGGCCGAGGCTACCTCTCGAAGATCTTCAACGACTCGTGGATGGCCCGGTACGGCTTCCTCGACAACTCCGGCGCGGAGCCGACGGTGGCCGACGCGCTGGCCAGCAAGCCGGGAGGGCTGCCCGAGCTGGTGCACGTGCACCCGACCGAGACGGTCCGCGACGCGATCGACTACATGCGCGAGTACGGCGTCTCGCAGCTGCCGGTGCTCAAGGCCGAGCCGCCGGTGGTGACCGGCGAGGTGGCCGGTTCGATCGCCGAGCGGGACCTGCTCGACGCGCTCTTCACCGGCCAGGCCCACCTGCACGACACGATCGAGCGGCACATGGGCGATCCGCTGCCGATGATCGGCGGCGGTCAGCCGGTGAGCGAGGCGGTCGGGCTGCTGGAGAAGTCCGACGCGGCCCTCGTCCTGGTCGACGGCAAGCCCAAGGGCGTCCTCACCCGCCAGGACCTCCTGTCCCACCTGGGAGCCCACTAA
- a CDS encoding GNAT family N-acetyltransferase, which produces MTVTLRPATGDDLMAVGALHQRSRVAAYSAFLPVEALADPTPEAMGRYWVERWGWEQCTHRMTVAERAGALVGFSHLGPDDEDDPATGLLNAIHLDPREQGRGVGRALMVDALDAMRARGWRRAVLWVLRGNAHARSFYERGGWTSTGIEREEHIGTALTPQLRYTRPL; this is translated from the coding sequence GTGACCGTCACGCTCCGCCCCGCGACCGGCGACGACCTGATGGCGGTGGGTGCCCTGCACCAGCGCTCCCGGGTCGCCGCGTACTCCGCCTTCCTGCCGGTCGAAGCCCTGGCCGACCCGACACCGGAGGCGATGGGGCGGTACTGGGTCGAGCGGTGGGGCTGGGAACAGTGCACCCACCGGATGACGGTGGCCGAGCGGGCCGGGGCGCTGGTCGGGTTCAGCCACCTGGGCCCGGACGACGAGGACGACCCCGCCACCGGGCTGCTCAACGCGATCCACCTGGACCCGCGCGAGCAGGGCCGGGGCGTCGGTCGCGCGCTGATGGTGGACGCCCTGGACGCCATGCGTGCCAGGGGGTGGCGTCGTGCGGTGCTCTGGGTGCTGCGGGGCAACGCCCACGCCCGCTCCTTCTACGAGCGCGGCGGCTGGACGTCCACGGGCATCGAGCGCGAAGAGCACATCGGCACCGCCCTCACCCCGCAACTCCGCTACACCCGCCCCCTCTGA
- a CDS encoding SGNH/GDSL hydrolase family protein: MNERTVRGFTAGVAGRLGRAAAFSLLAGTVGGAAVLAGEAFVARHRRYAQPELGLALRATIGRAEAPPLRLVLLGDSSALGVGVDRLEDTIGGQLAHLLAEGPTGRRVHLSSVGVSGSRSTDLATQVARSLLGERPDVALILIGANDATGLRRPSDAAAYLGAAVHRLREARVEVVVGTCPDLGAVRAIAPPLRQVVGWSGRRMARAQTTAVLEAGGSVVDLASETGPVFRADAGTLCHDGFHPSADGYRVWAHALLPGVAAAATVATRR; the protein is encoded by the coding sequence ATGAACGAGCGCACAGTGCGGGGCTTCACCGCCGGCGTCGCCGGCCGGCTGGGCCGGGCGGCCGCGTTCTCGCTGCTCGCCGGCACCGTGGGAGGCGCTGCCGTCCTGGCCGGCGAGGCGTTCGTCGCCCGACACCGTCGGTACGCCCAACCGGAGCTGGGGCTGGCCCTACGGGCCACGATCGGCCGGGCCGAGGCTCCACCGCTGCGGCTGGTGCTGCTCGGTGACTCGTCGGCCCTGGGTGTCGGTGTCGACCGTCTCGAGGACACCATCGGTGGGCAGTTGGCACACCTGCTCGCCGAGGGCCCGACCGGTCGGCGGGTGCACCTGTCCAGCGTCGGTGTCTCCGGTTCCCGCTCGACCGACCTGGCCACCCAGGTGGCGCGGTCCCTGCTCGGTGAGCGGCCGGACGTGGCGCTGATCCTGATCGGCGCCAACGATGCCACCGGGCTGCGCCGACCCTCCGACGCGGCGGCCTATCTCGGCGCGGCGGTGCACCGGCTGCGGGAGGCGCGGGTCGAGGTGGTCGTCGGCACCTGCCCCGATCTCGGCGCGGTGCGTGCCATCGCCCCTCCGCTGCGCCAGGTGGTCGGCTGGTCCGGCCGGCGCATGGCCCGCGCGCAGACCACTGCCGTGCTGGAGGCCGGCGGCTCGGTGGTCGACCTGGCCAGCGAGACGGGGCCGGTGTTCCGGGCCGACGCGGGGACGCTCTGCCACGACGGCTTCCACCCCTCCGCCGACGGCTACCGGGTCTGGGCGCACGCGCTGCTGCCCGGCGTCGCCGCCGCCGCGACGGTCGCCACCCGGCGCTAG
- a CDS encoding acetyl-CoA C-acetyltransferase, which yields MPIESSRDAVIVATARSPIGRAHKGSLRDVRSDDLAATIVQAALDKIPALDPTTIDDLYLGCGLPGGEQGFNMARVVSTLLGLDTVPGATLTRYCASSLQTTRMAMHAIRAGEGDVFVSAGVEMVSRYARGSSDGLPSEAQALVGGGWENPRFGPAGERSKRRAQGGAEVWTDPRETGDLPDIYLTMGQTAENLAQVYDVTRADMDEFGVRSQNLAEKAIADGFWAREITPVTTPDGTVVSTDDGPRAGVTLDAVAGLKPVFRPDGRITAGNCCPLNDGAAAVVVMSAQRAEELGLTPLARIVSTGVTALSPEIMGLGPVEASRQALRRAGMTIDDVDLVEINEAFAAQVIPSYRQLGIPEEKLNVMGGAIAVGHPFGMTGARITGTLLNALEWHDKTIGLETMCVGGGQGMAMVLERLS from the coding sequence ATGCCGATTGAGTCGTCCCGCGACGCCGTCATCGTCGCCACCGCCCGCTCCCCCATCGGCCGGGCGCACAAGGGGTCCCTGCGCGACGTCCGCTCCGACGACCTCGCCGCGACCATCGTCCAGGCGGCCCTGGACAAGATCCCCGCGCTCGACCCGACCACCATCGACGACCTCTACCTCGGGTGTGGCCTGCCCGGCGGCGAGCAGGGCTTCAACATGGCCCGGGTGGTGTCGACGCTGCTCGGTCTGGACACCGTGCCCGGTGCCACGCTGACCCGCTACTGCGCCTCGTCGTTGCAGACCACCCGGATGGCGATGCACGCGATCCGGGCCGGTGAGGGCGACGTGTTCGTCTCCGCCGGCGTCGAGATGGTGTCCCGCTACGCCCGGGGCAGCTCCGACGGGCTGCCCTCCGAGGCCCAGGCCCTCGTCGGCGGCGGCTGGGAGAACCCCCGGTTCGGCCCGGCCGGCGAGCGCTCGAAGCGCCGCGCGCAGGGCGGCGCCGAGGTGTGGACCGACCCACGCGAGACGGGCGACCTGCCCGACATCTACCTGACCATGGGGCAGACCGCGGAAAACCTGGCCCAGGTGTACGACGTCACCCGCGCCGACATGGACGAGTTCGGCGTACGCAGCCAGAACCTCGCCGAGAAGGCCATCGCCGACGGCTTCTGGGCGCGGGAGATCACCCCGGTCACCACGCCGGACGGCACAGTGGTGAGCACCGACGACGGTCCCCGCGCCGGCGTGACACTGGACGCGGTCGCCGGTCTCAAGCCGGTGTTCCGCCCGGACGGCCGCATCACCGCCGGCAACTGCTGCCCGCTCAACGACGGCGCGGCCGCCGTGGTGGTGATGAGCGCCCAGCGGGCCGAGGAACTCGGGCTCACCCCGCTGGCCCGGATCGTCTCCACCGGTGTGACCGCCCTGTCGCCGGAGATCATGGGTCTCGGACCGGTGGAGGCGTCCCGGCAGGCGCTGCGCCGCGCCGGGATGACCATCGACGACGTCGACCTCGTCGAGATCAACGAGGCGTTCGCCGCGCAGGTCATCCCCAGCTACCGGCAGTTGGGCATCCCGGAGGAGAAGCTGAACGTCATGGGCGGCGCCATCGCCGTCGGCCACCCGTTCGGGATGACCGGTGCCCGGATCACCGGCACCCTGCTGAACGCCCTGGAGTGGCACGACAAGACCATCGGCCTGGAGACGATGTGCGTGGGCGGCGGCCAGGGCATGGCCATGGTGTTGGAGCGGCTGAGCTGA
- a CDS encoding ribonuclease Z, whose protein sequence is MSMRELVVLGTASQAPTRQRNHNGYVLRWDDEVILFDPGEGSQRQLLHTTVTASDLTRICVTHFHGDHCLGLPGTIQRLSLDRVPHPVAVHFPAGGAEYFARLRHATSFYETAELHVEPIEADGQRIILSCGTLEARRLRHPIETYGYRLIEPDGHRMLPEKLSAYGVAGPAVGELIRVGHLDLDGRRVTRDEVSEPRHGQRFAFVMDTGLCDGVYALAEHADLLVIESTFLESEAALAAEVGHLTAAQAARVATESGVRRLVLTHFSQRYPDPRRFHDEARAHFDGDLIIAEDLTTVQLPPRRVASAG, encoded by the coding sequence ATGTCGATGCGCGAACTGGTGGTGCTGGGCACGGCCAGCCAGGCGCCGACGCGGCAACGCAACCACAACGGGTACGTGCTGCGCTGGGACGACGAGGTGATCCTCTTCGACCCGGGTGAGGGCAGCCAGCGTCAACTCCTGCACACCACTGTCACCGCCAGCGACCTCACCCGCATCTGCGTCACCCACTTCCACGGCGACCACTGCCTCGGCCTGCCCGGCACCATCCAGCGACTCTCCCTGGACCGGGTGCCGCATCCGGTCGCTGTGCACTTTCCCGCCGGGGGCGCCGAATACTTCGCCCGGCTACGGCACGCGACCTCCTTCTACGAGACCGCCGAGCTGCATGTCGAACCCATCGAGGCGGACGGGCAGCGGATCATTCTGTCCTGCGGCACGCTGGAGGCACGCCGGCTGCGGCACCCCATCGAGACGTACGGCTACCGGCTGATCGAGCCGGACGGCCACCGGATGCTGCCGGAGAAACTGTCCGCGTACGGCGTCGCCGGGCCGGCCGTCGGTGAGCTGATCCGCGTCGGCCACCTGGACCTCGACGGGCGTCGCGTCACCCGCGACGAGGTCAGCGAGCCCCGGCACGGGCAGCGGTTCGCGTTCGTGATGGACACCGGCCTCTGCGACGGGGTGTACGCGCTCGCCGAGCACGCCGACCTGCTGGTCATCGAGTCGACCTTCCTGGAGTCGGAGGCCGCGCTCGCCGCCGAGGTCGGCCACCTCACCGCGGCGCAGGCCGCCCGGGTGGCGACCGAGTCCGGGGTACGCCGACTCGTGCTCACCCACTTCTCCCAGCGCTATCCCGACCCGCGCCGGTTCCACGACGAGGCACGCGCGCACTTCGACGGTGACCTGATCATCGCGGAGGATCTGACCACGGTGCAGCTCCCACCCCGCCGGGTAGCCTCGGCCGGGTGA
- the msrA gene encoding peptide-methionine (S)-S-oxide reductase MsrA produces MFLRRMNAEMISPDQALPGRPIAMPVADRHEVLGTPLKGPFPEGLQVAVFGMGCFWGAERLFWTLPGVYTTSAGYAGGITKNPTYEETCSGRTGHAEVVQVVYDPSKINYEDLLKVFWENHDPTQGMRQGNDVGTQYRSAIYTTTDEQRTIAESSRDAFQPIVTRAGKGEITTEIAPLGSYYFAEDYHQQYLAPTKNPNGYCNHGPNGLSCPVGVARVGG; encoded by the coding sequence GTGTTTTTGCGCCGTATGAACGCCGAGATGATTTCGCCCGACCAGGCCCTTCCGGGCCGTCCGATCGCCATGCCGGTCGCTGACCGGCACGAGGTGCTGGGCACCCCGTTGAAGGGCCCGTTCCCGGAGGGCCTCCAGGTGGCGGTCTTCGGTATGGGCTGTTTCTGGGGCGCCGAGCGGCTGTTCTGGACGCTGCCCGGTGTCTACACGACCTCCGCCGGCTACGCGGGTGGCATCACCAAGAACCCGACATACGAGGAGACGTGTTCCGGACGCACCGGGCACGCCGAGGTCGTCCAGGTGGTGTACGACCCCAGCAAGATCAATTATGAGGACCTGCTGAAGGTCTTCTGGGAGAACCACGACCCGACCCAGGGCATGCGCCAGGGCAACGACGTGGGCACCCAGTACCGGTCGGCGATCTACACGACCACCGACGAGCAGCGGACCATCGCTGAGTCGTCCCGGGACGCGTTCCAGCCGATCGTGACGCGGGCCGGCAAGGGTGAGATCACCACCGAGATCGCCCCGCTCGGCAGCTACTACTTCGCCGAGGACTACCACCAGCAGTACCTCGCCCCGACCAAGAACCCGAACGGGTACTGCAACCACGGCCCGAACGGGCTGAGCTGCCCGGTCGGCGTGGCCCGCGTCGGCGGCTGA
- a CDS encoding YkvA family protein, with protein sequence MGKTLKRSAAFAALARALASGARGGPSLGTRLAALPRMIRATTKGEYDGGLRLALMTAATAYIVSPIDLLPEIPLAIFGLADDAVMITWLAGSVLAETDRFLEWEGRRSSVIPGGIVP encoded by the coding sequence ATGGGGAAGACACTGAAGCGCAGCGCGGCGTTCGCGGCACTGGCGCGGGCACTGGCGTCCGGGGCCCGGGGTGGGCCGTCGTTGGGCACCCGCCTGGCCGCGCTGCCCCGGATGATCCGGGCCACCACCAAGGGGGAGTACGACGGCGGCCTCCGGCTGGCCCTGATGACGGCGGCCACGGCGTACATCGTCTCGCCGATCGACCTGCTCCCGGAGATTCCGCTGGCCATCTTCGGGCTCGCCGACGACGCGGTCATGATCACCTGGTTGGCCGGCAGCGTGCTCGCCGAGACCGACCGCTTCCTGGAGTGGGAAGGCCGCCGCAGCTCCGTCATCCCCGGGGGGATCGTGCCCTGA
- a CDS encoding YncE family protein, translating to MHLRRSISLAAAALTAGLLTGGVPGQALAAAAPTVTPLPLSTVADVVSAGDRVFVSGGRSATDVVVTSAAGAVVGTLSGLPGPTDLLLSADRRTLYVALPAANAIAAFDTGSLVESARYDTGAGECPSSLALTGRYLWFGYGCDQWGGNIGQIDLGRQPARLTTRVAEQDFHDFPLLTAAGQNRSVLLAGQPGLSPASVYAYGIGTAGTLTTLRTNDWSVVGSNLRDIALDPTGTTLYTAAGAPYEVQAFPFADITTPSATYRTGAYPNAVEISRDGTRIAAGADATYDPDVFVFSPDGTELARFELGDELSSGALAWSPNGARLYAVAYDWTGANQATLHVLPVPAA from the coding sequence TTGCACCTCAGAAGAAGCATCAGCCTGGCCGCGGCGGCCTTGACCGCCGGTCTGCTCACCGGCGGGGTCCCGGGACAGGCCCTGGCCGCCGCCGCGCCGACCGTGACCCCGCTACCGCTGAGCACCGTGGCGGACGTGGTGTCGGCCGGCGACCGGGTCTTCGTCAGCGGTGGCCGTTCCGCCACCGACGTCGTCGTGACCAGCGCGGCCGGCGCGGTCGTCGGCACCCTGTCCGGTCTTCCCGGCCCCACCGACCTGCTGCTCAGCGCCGACCGGCGGACCCTCTACGTGGCGCTTCCGGCAGCCAATGCCATCGCCGCCTTCGACACCGGTTCGCTCGTCGAGTCGGCCCGCTACGACACCGGCGCGGGCGAGTGCCCGTCGTCGCTGGCGCTGACCGGGCGCTACCTGTGGTTCGGCTACGGCTGTGACCAGTGGGGCGGCAACATCGGTCAGATCGACCTCGGCCGCCAGCCGGCCCGGCTGACCACCCGGGTCGCCGAGCAGGACTTCCACGACTTTCCGCTGCTCACCGCGGCCGGCCAGAACCGGTCGGTGCTGCTCGCGGGGCAGCCGGGGTTGAGCCCGGCGTCGGTCTACGCGTACGGCATCGGCACCGCGGGAACGCTGACCACCCTGCGGACGAACGACTGGTCCGTGGTCGGCAGCAACCTGCGGGACATCGCCCTCGACCCGACCGGCACCACGCTCTACACCGCCGCCGGCGCCCCGTACGAGGTGCAGGCGTTCCCCTTCGCGGACATCACCACCCCGTCCGCTACCTACCGGACCGGCGCGTACCCGAACGCTGTCGAGATCTCCCGCGACGGCACCCGGATCGCCGCCGGGGCGGACGCCACCTACGACCCGGACGTGTTCGTCTTCAGCCCGGACGGGACCGAGTTGGCCCGCTTCGAACTCGGCGACGAGCTGAGCTCCGGCGCGCTGGCCTGGTCGCCGAACGGAGCCCGGCTCTACGCGGTCGCCTACGACTGGACCGGAGCCAACCAGGCGACCCTGCACGTCCTGCCCGTCCCGGCCGCCTGA
- a CDS encoding GntR family transcriptional regulator, giving the protein MPIPHTAHEIEADLLRRIGAGEFRRGQRLPTYDALADEYGSARRTVARAVEGLKARGIVVGVRGSGVYVADT; this is encoded by the coding sequence GTGCCGATACCCCACACTGCGCATGAGATCGAGGCTGATCTGTTGAGGCGCATCGGCGCTGGCGAGTTTCGGCGCGGGCAGCGCCTCCCGACGTACGACGCGCTGGCCGATGAATACGGCTCGGCCCGGCGCACTGTGGCGCGCGCCGTCGAGGGGTTGAAAGCGCGGGGGATCGTGGTCGGCGTCCGGGGATCGGGTGTGTACGTCGCTGACACGTAG
- a CDS encoding SGNH/GDSL hydrolase family protein — MGVADSVVPGGTRWRQARRVARLVALGTGATAAAAVATGGVLLGQARQARRTIPMAEAPPPRCDGMYGAKFPGPALTMVVLGDSSAAGYGVHRRRETPGALLANGLSRRLHRPVRLHRFAVVGAISAALRHQVEAALECRPDIAVILIGGNDITNRTPRGLAVRYLVEAVHTLRDANCEVVVGTCPDLGAIRPIQPPLRWLAHRWSRQLAAAQTVAVVEAGGWTVSLGDLLGPRFTAEPTRMFAWDRFHPSAEGYAMAAAALLPTMLSALGAAQERRVTPTRGEGVRSLPEAAQEAARHAGTEVSATRVRGRDRGPAGRWAQLRRRAFFGVGAAPQHGSASDTSTVEGLA; from the coding sequence ATGGGGGTGGCTGATTCCGTCGTACCCGGTGGTACGAGATGGCGGCAGGCCCGGCGGGTCGCCCGCCTGGTGGCCCTCGGCACGGGTGCCACCGCGGCGGCCGCGGTGGCTACCGGCGGGGTGCTGCTCGGCCAGGCACGCCAGGCTCGACGCACCATCCCGATGGCCGAGGCGCCGCCCCCGCGCTGCGACGGCATGTACGGCGCGAAGTTCCCCGGTCCCGCGCTCACCATGGTCGTGCTGGGTGACTCGTCGGCGGCCGGCTACGGGGTGCACCGCCGGCGGGAGACACCCGGGGCGCTGCTCGCCAACGGTCTGTCCCGTCGGCTGCACCGGCCGGTGCGACTGCACCGCTTCGCGGTGGTCGGTGCCATCTCGGCGGCGCTCCGTCACCAGGTGGAGGCGGCCCTGGAGTGCCGACCCGACATCGCGGTGATCCTCATCGGCGGCAACGACATCACCAACCGCACCCCGCGCGGGCTGGCGGTGCGCTACCTGGTCGAGGCGGTGCACACCCTGCGCGACGCCAACTGCGAGGTGGTCGTCGGCACCTGCCCCGACCTGGGCGCGATCCGTCCGATCCAACCGCCGTTGCGATGGTTGGCGCACCGGTGGAGCCGACAACTCGCCGCCGCCCAGACGGTCGCCGTGGTCGAGGCGGGCGGTTGGACGGTCTCCCTCGGTGACCTGCTCGGCCCCCGGTTCACCGCCGAGCCGACCCGGATGTTCGCCTGGGACCGGTTCCATCCCTCCGCCGAGGGTTACGCGATGGCCGCCGCCGCGCTCCTGCCGACAATGCTGTCCGCGCTCGGCGCCGCGCAGGAAAGACGGGTTACGCCGACCCGGGGCGAGGGCGTACGGTCGCTGCCTGAGGCCGCGCAGGAGGCGGCCCGGCACGCCGGCACGGAGGTCAGCGCCACCCGGGTCCGGGGTCGCGACCGAGGGCCGGCGGGCAGGTGGGCGCAGCTGCGTCGCCGCGCGTTCTTCGGTGTGGGCGCGGCACCGCAGCACGGGTCCGCCTCGGACACCTCGACAGTGGAGGGACTGGCATGA
- a CDS encoding HIT family protein, with product MSGCVFCGIVAGEVPAFRVADTPDGVAFLDTRPVFKGHVLVVPRVHLVALTDLPSDLLPGYFALVRRLAVAVESGLGAGGTFVAMNNKVSQSVPHLHTHVVPRTKGDGLRGFFWPRTRYEDDTEAQTYADRVAAAL from the coding sequence ATGAGCGGTTGCGTGTTCTGCGGGATCGTGGCGGGAGAGGTCCCGGCGTTCCGGGTGGCCGACACACCGGACGGGGTGGCGTTCCTGGACACCCGGCCGGTGTTCAAGGGGCACGTGCTGGTGGTCCCCCGGGTGCACCTGGTGGCCCTGACCGACCTGCCGTCCGACCTGCTGCCGGGCTACTTCGCGCTGGTCCGACGCCTGGCGGTGGCCGTGGAGTCCGGTCTGGGGGCCGGGGGGACGTTCGTGGCGATGAACAACAAGGTGTCCCAGTCCGTTCCGCACCTGCACACCCACGTGGTGCCACGGACCAAGGGCGACGGGCTGCGCGGGTTCTTCTGGCCGCGTACCCGCTACGAGGACGACACCGAGGCCCAGACCTACGCGGACCGGGTCGCCGCCGCGCTCTGA